One genomic window of Chitinophagaceae bacterium includes the following:
- a CDS encoding aminotransferase class III-fold pyridoxal phosphate-dependent enzyme: protein MTNNEILKSNLEHTIISWSKQSGLNPLSIERAKGVYIYERSGRRILDFSSQLMNVNIGHGHPKVAEAVMKQMQEVSYVHPGMITEARGKLSQKLSEITAGTLNRTFFTNGGADAIENAIKFARMYTGRHKIISLFQSYHGATYGALSAGGDPRGLPHDSQAVPNIIHVENPYIYRCPWNSKTPEECAENAAAHMERVIRYEGPQYIAAILMEGESGSSGCIKYPPGYWKKVEVIAKKYGILTIADEVMSGFGRTGKWFGVDHHDVVPDILCMAKGITSGYIPMGGMIVKEELIKHFDDKPLPIGLTYSAHAVACAAANAVIEIYEEEGLIENAAKMGAYIEQQVEKMKQNHPCIGDFRNTGLLGCIEVVKNRKTKEPMAPWNAGPSDMEIMNKVAAKISELGMFTFVRWNFIFIAPPLCITQEEVDEGLEIISKALTVADAYCN, encoded by the coding sequence ATGACCAATAACGAAATACTAAAATCCAACCTCGAACACACCATCATCTCCTGGAGCAAACAAAGTGGACTGAATCCATTGAGCATCGAGCGTGCAAAGGGTGTTTATATTTATGAAAGAAGTGGAAGACGCATCCTTGATTTCTCTTCTCAACTGATGAACGTAAACATAGGGCATGGCCATCCAAAAGTTGCGGAAGCGGTTATGAAACAGATGCAGGAAGTGAGTTATGTGCATCCCGGAATGATTACCGAAGCACGAGGAAAGCTCTCGCAAAAGCTTTCTGAAATAACAGCCGGTACATTAAACCGTACATTTTTTACCAATGGTGGTGCTGATGCTATAGAAAATGCAATCAAGTTTGCGAGAATGTATACAGGAAGGCACAAGATCATTTCACTTTTTCAAAGTTATCACGGTGCCACGTATGGCGCGCTGTCAGCAGGTGGCGATCCACGGGGACTTCCACATGATTCCCAGGCGGTACCTAATATTATTCATGTGGAAAATCCATATATCTACCGTTGTCCGTGGAATAGTAAAACGCCGGAAGAGTGTGCAGAAAATGCGGCAGCACACATGGAACGTGTGATCAGGTATGAAGGTCCTCAATACATCGCTGCTATTTTAATGGAAGGAGAAAGCGGTTCGTCTGGTTGTATTAAATATCCACCCGGATATTGGAAAAAGGTAGAAGTGATTGCAAAAAAATATGGCATCCTTACTATAGCAGATGAAGTGATGAGTGGCTTCGGCAGAACCGGAAAATGGTTTGGTGTAGACCATCATGATGTAGTACCTGATATTTTGTGCATGGCAAAGGGAATTACAAGCGGATATATTCCGATGGGTGGAATGATAGTTAAAGAAGAGCTGATTAAACACTTTGATGATAAACCGCTTCCCATCGGATTAACCTATTCTGCGCATGCCGTTGCATGTGCTGCGGCTAATGCAGTGATTGAAATTTATGAAGAAGAAGGATTGATAGAGAATGCAGCGAAGATGGGCGCATACATTGAGCAACAAGTGGAAAAGATGAAGCAAAATCATCCGTGCATTGGGGATTTCAGAAATACAGGATTGCTGGGTTGCATCGAAGTAGTAAAGAACAGGAAAACAAAAGAACCAATGGCTCCATGGAATGCCGGACCTTCTGATATGGAAATCATGAATAAGGTTGCAGCGAAAATTTCTGAACTCGGCATGTTCACATTTGTGCGTTGGAATTTTATTTTCATTGCACCTCCGCTTTGCATTACTCAGGAAGAAGTGGATGAAGGACTTGAAATCATCTCAAAGGCGCTCACGGTAGCGGATGCATATTGTAATTAG
- a CDS encoding four helix bundle protein — translation MKSLEEFNVYNLSMELGEKIWEITGKWNYFERTTIGKQLVRAADSVAANLSEGFGRFHYLENKNFSYYSRGSLFETKTWITKAHNRKLIDDAEFNSFTNDINIIGKMLNNYIKSIGTVPTNKKN, via the coding sequence ATGAAAAGTTTGGAAGAATTCAATGTTTATAATCTTTCAATGGAACTTGGAGAAAAGATTTGGGAGATCACTGGGAAATGGAACTACTTTGAAAGAACTACCATCGGTAAGCAATTAGTGAGGGCAGCTGATTCAGTAGCTGCAAATTTGAGTGAAGGATTTGGCAGATTTCATTATTTGGAAAACAAAAATTTCAGTTATTATTCGAGGGGCTCATTGTTTGAAACTAAAACCTGGATAACAAAGGCTCACAATAGAAAACTAATTGATGATGCTGAATTTAATTCTTTCACAAATGACATTAATATCATAGGAAAAATGCTGAACAATTACATTAAATCCATAGGTACTGTTCCAACGAATAAAAAGAATTGA
- a CDS encoding CoA-acylating methylmalonate-semialdehyde dehydrogenase: MTTVTLRYPEVKNYIGGKFTNGTQKTLDILSPLSGKVISTVPLSSAQNLDEAVKAAKQAFPAWSAIPIKERVQIFFRYKTLLERSMNELANLVHEENGKTLDEARAEVEKSIELTEFACSLPQLISGELLEVSKGVECRVEHKPLGVVASIAPFNFPNMVPHWTIPNAIALGNCMILKPSEQVPISSNKIAELLKEAGLPDGVFNIVNGDREIVEAICDHPDIEAVSFVGSTKVAKIVYKRSTGNLKRCVALGGAKNHLIVMPDAHPDMTASNVTASMSGCAGQRCMAASAMVAVGQIELIIDKICEEAKKIIPGKNLGSVISKEAKERIERYITEAEKAGAVVLVDGRNYKVPGNEEGFYVGPTVIDHVTADMAIAKEEVFGPVLAIIRANNLDEALNIENNSNYGNAASVFTQSGGIARQVMERASAGMIGVNVGVPVPREPFSFGGWNESKFGVCDITGKSSIEFWTKLKKTTVKWNPEGKVNWMS; the protein is encoded by the coding sequence ATGACAACAGTCACCTTAAGATATCCGGAAGTAAAAAATTATATAGGCGGAAAGTTTACGAACGGCACGCAGAAGACATTGGATATTCTTTCTCCCTTATCAGGAAAAGTGATCTCCACGGTTCCGCTGTCATCAGCGCAAAATTTGGATGAAGCAGTAAAAGCCGCAAAGCAAGCATTTCCAGCATGGAGCGCAATTCCTATAAAGGAACGCGTGCAAATATTTTTCAGGTATAAAACATTGCTTGAAAGAAGTATGAATGAACTGGCGAACCTTGTTCATGAAGAGAATGGAAAAACACTGGATGAAGCGAGAGCTGAAGTAGAAAAGAGTATTGAACTCACTGAGTTTGCCTGTTCATTGCCACAGTTAATTTCAGGGGAATTATTAGAGGTGAGTAAAGGGGTGGAGTGCAGAGTGGAACATAAACCACTCGGTGTTGTCGCTTCTATTGCCCCTTTTAATTTTCCGAACATGGTTCCGCACTGGACGATACCCAATGCGATTGCTCTTGGCAATTGCATGATATTAAAACCTTCTGAGCAGGTTCCTATTTCTTCTAATAAGATTGCTGAATTATTAAAAGAAGCAGGCCTGCCTGATGGTGTGTTCAATATTGTAAATGGCGATCGTGAAATTGTAGAAGCAATTTGTGACCATCCGGATATTGAAGCGGTATCGTTTGTCGGCTCAACAAAAGTTGCGAAGATTGTTTACAAACGTTCAACAGGTAATCTGAAAAGATGCGTTGCCTTAGGTGGTGCAAAAAATCATTTGATCGTGATGCCGGATGCCCATCCTGATATGACGGCTTCTAACGTAACAGCCAGCATGAGTGGTTGTGCCGGACAGCGTTGCATGGCTGCAAGTGCAATGGTAGCGGTTGGACAAATTGAGCTCATCATTGACAAGATTTGTGAGGAAGCGAAAAAAATAATTCCTGGTAAGAACCTTGGAAGTGTAATCAGCAAGGAAGCGAAGGAAAGAATAGAGCGGTATATCACAGAAGCCGAAAAAGCTGGTGCTGTTGTTTTGGTGGATGGAAGAAACTATAAAGTGCCAGGCAATGAAGAAGGCTTTTATGTGGGTCCGACAGTTATCGATCATGTAACTGCTGACATGGCCATTGCAAAAGAAGAAGTGTTCGGTCCGGTGCTCGCAATTATCCGTGCAAATAATCTTGATGAAGCCCTCAACATTGAAAACAATTCGAACTATGGAAATGCTGCATCGGTATTCACGCAAAGTGGTGGCATCGCCAGACAAGTGATGGAACGTGCAAGTGCCGGAATGATTGGCGTGAATGTAGGTGTTCCTGTTCCACGGGAACCATTTTCATTCGGTGGTTGGAACGAAAGTAAATTCGGCGTATGCGACATTACCGGAAAAAGCTCTATTGAATTCTGGACCAAGCTGAAGAAGACAACCGTGAAATGGAATCCGGAAGGGAAGGTGAATTGGATGAGTTGA
- a CDS encoding tetratricopeptide repeat protein: MKTLPLFLATLLCTIYVHASSPEIDSIKRQLNAAGSDSSKIFIYADLSDAFDFSHPDSSFIYARKGLALSQLIEFPKGEARCIYEIGVTLWITGNYVPALEQLLKSLEMQENMNDHLGAAKSMNVIGIVYTEQEDYRKGLEYYLKSKAIFESIKRDDRLQIALLNIGDCYEKLNVLDSALLFENEAYQLAIRTRDDTNLDGILNNLGNIHSKLENDSLAMNYYRLSIPYSTAISDFKILSETYLGMSNIFKREAQSDSSILYARKSLAAGRSATNPLNIMNASIRLSEMYEFNKVNDSAFHYYKMAIAFKDIMFDEAKVKKVQALSFAEQLRQQEMADEKLRQMNERQHNIQILGIGVFIITLFTFVMLLSRRKTKPRFIEFAGLLALLIFFEFITLLTHPLLEELTNNTPVLMLLILVCIAAVLVPTHHAMIRLMKEKLIYKEDAKHK, from the coding sequence ATGAAAACACTACCCCTTTTTTTAGCAACACTACTTTGTACAATCTATGTTCATGCTTCCAGTCCGGAAATTGACAGCATCAAGCGACAACTCAATGCTGCAGGAAGTGACTCTTCTAAAATTTTTATTTACGCAGATTTAAGTGATGCTTTTGATTTTTCGCACCCGGATTCAAGCTTTATTTATGCAAGAAAGGGATTGGCACTTTCACAGTTGATTGAGTTTCCGAAAGGAGAGGCGCGTTGTATTTATGAGATAGGCGTTACGCTTTGGATAACCGGCAATTACGTACCGGCACTGGAACAATTGCTGAAGTCATTGGAAATGCAGGAGAATATGAATGATCATTTGGGAGCCGCAAAAAGCATGAATGTGATTGGAATCGTGTATACCGAGCAAGAAGATTACCGGAAAGGACTTGAATATTATCTTAAATCCAAAGCTATTTTTGAATCAATAAAAAGAGATGACAGGTTACAGATCGCGCTTCTTAATATCGGCGATTGTTATGAGAAACTGAATGTGCTCGATTCTGCACTCCTCTTTGAGAACGAAGCCTATCAATTGGCGATTCGCACCAGGGATGACACCAATCTGGATGGTATTTTAAATAATCTGGGTAATATTCATTCGAAGCTTGAAAACGATAGCCTGGCAATGAACTATTACCGGTTGAGTATTCCCTATTCAACTGCCATCAGCGACTTTAAAATACTTAGCGAAACCTATTTAGGTATGTCGAATATTTTTAAAAGGGAAGCGCAGTCGGATTCCAGCATTCTATATGCAAGGAAATCGCTTGCGGCAGGGAGATCTGCAACTAATCCTTTGAATATTATGAATGCAAGCATACGCTTATCAGAAATGTATGAATTCAACAAAGTGAATGACAGTGCCTTTCACTATTATAAAATGGCAATAGCCTTTAAAGATATCATGTTTGATGAGGCGAAGGTGAAGAAGGTTCAGGCATTGAGTTTTGCCGAACAGCTTCGGCAACAGGAAATGGCAGATGAGAAATTACGTCAAATGAATGAGCGTCAACATAACATTCAAATACTTGGCATTGGAGTTTTTATCATCACGCTATTTACTTTCGTAATGCTGCTTTCGAGGCGGAAAACAAAGCCGCGCTTTATAGAATTCGCGGGATTGTTGGCCTTGCTTATCTTTTTCGAGTTCATCACATTGCTCACACATCCGTTATTGGAAGAGTTGACCAACAATACTCCTGTGCTTATGCTCCTGATTTTAGTCTGCATAGCTGCAGTGTTGGTACCAACCCATCATGCAATGATCAGATTGATGAAAGAAAAATTGATTTACAAAGAAGATGCTAAGCACAAATAA
- a CDS encoding M4 family metallopeptidase, with amino-acid sequence MPPYIMKKMHQTNTDKSETERLTEMFHTNRIKADREFLATLPPHAQRLLAGAVPVKDATKSKNKKNPKPVIHLYDCRHGYDLPGKLIERPKNGRYDDPDATKAYNGIYHCWKFYYDLYKRDSLDAHGMPFKNTIHYGKRYGNAMWDGKQMIFGDGDGKTFKSFTSDLDIIGHEITHALIQFTANFAYEFQPGALNEAYADIFGILIKQRAMNLNVKQSDWLIGAHTMLGSEYALRSLKAPGTAYIGHPYWGDDPQPATMKDYMKLQYTDADDWGGVHWNSGIPNYAFYVTAMNIGGFAWKKAGKIWYEALTKELRYDSTFEDAKKATVRQAAKIFGTGSLEEKAVKHGWKTAHI; translated from the coding sequence ATGCCACCATACATCATGAAAAAGATGCATCAGACAAATACGGATAAGAGCGAAACAGAGCGGCTGACGGAAATGTTTCATACCAATCGTATCAAGGCCGACCGTGAATTTCTCGCAACGTTGCCCCCTCATGCGCAGCGTTTACTGGCAGGAGCGGTACCGGTAAAAGACGCTACGAAATCAAAAAATAAAAAAAATCCTAAACCTGTCATTCACCTGTATGATTGCAGGCATGGATATGACCTTCCCGGCAAATTGATTGAAAGGCCGAAAAACGGACGATATGACGATCCTGATGCCACCAAAGCTTATAATGGCATTTATCATTGCTGGAAATTTTATTACGATCTGTACAAACGTGATTCATTGGATGCACATGGTATGCCTTTCAAGAATACCATTCATTACGGAAAGCGATATGGGAATGCAATGTGGGACGGAAAGCAAATGATTTTTGGTGATGGTGATGGAAAAACTTTCAAGAGTTTTACTTCTGATCTTGATATTATCGGGCATGAAATAACACATGCATTGATACAATTCACTGCTAATTTTGCCTATGAGTTTCAGCCTGGTGCTCTCAATGAAGCTTACGCCGATATATTTGGTATACTGATTAAGCAACGCGCAATGAATCTGAATGTCAAGCAATCCGATTGGCTTATTGGCGCTCATACCATGTTAGGAAGTGAATATGCTCTTCGCAGTCTGAAAGCGCCGGGAACTGCTTATATCGGTCATCCATATTGGGGTGACGATCCGCAGCCGGCAACAATGAAAGATTATATGAAACTCCAGTATACGGATGCTGATGATTGGGGAGGTGTTCATTGGAATTCAGGAATTCCCAATTATGCTTTTTACGTTACGGCTATGAATATCGGCGGATTTGCCTGGAAGAAAGCGGGAAAGATATGGTACGAAGCCCTGACAAAGGAGCTCCGTTATGATTCTACTTTTGAAGATGCGAAAAAGGCAACGGTCCGGCAGGCTGCAAAAATTTTCGGAACCGGAAGTCTGGAGGAGAAAGCTGTAAAACATGGATGGAAAACTGCACACATATGA
- a CDS encoding DUF1801 domain-containing protein gives MKNATGKRYESVDSYIAAFPKETQQVLQHIRSVIMKASSSATEIISYNMPAYRQNGVLVYFAGYKNHIGFYPTSSPIRVFKDELVKFKTSKGAIQFPIDQPLPTSLISKIVKYRMKEDLLREASKKK, from the coding sequence ATGAAAAACGCAACGGGTAAACGATATGAAAGTGTTGACAGTTATATAGCAGCTTTTCCGAAGGAGACGCAGCAAGTCTTGCAACACATCCGCTCTGTCATTATGAAAGCAAGTTCCTCTGCTACGGAAATCATCAGCTATAATATGCCGGCATACAGGCAAAATGGTGTGTTGGTTTATTTTGCCGGTTATAAAAATCATATCGGCTTTTATCCTACATCTTCTCCCATCAGGGTTTTTAAAGATGAATTGGTGAAGTTTAAGACTTCGAAAGGTGCCATTCAATTTCCAATTGATCAGCCGCTGCCAACTTCACTGATCAGCAAAATTGTTAAATACAGAATGAAGGAGGATTTGCTCAGAGAGGCTTCAAAGAAAAAATGA
- a CDS encoding VOC family protein produces MSKTIVTCLWFNGQAKAAAEFYCSVFKDSKITAENPLVVTFEVNGSKFMGLNGGPEFQFNEAVSFVVNCDTQEEIDYYWNAFTAEGEESRCGWLKDKFGVSWQIVPTDMAELMSDPSRAKRVTEAFMQMNKLDIEKLRQA; encoded by the coding sequence ATGTCAAAAACAATAGTTACCTGCTTGTGGTTTAACGGACAGGCTAAAGCAGCAGCGGAATTTTACTGCTCAGTATTTAAGGATTCAAAAATTACTGCTGAAAATCCATTGGTGGTAACTTTTGAAGTTAACGGATCGAAATTTATGGGATTGAATGGCGGACCTGAATTTCAATTTAATGAAGCCGTTTCATTTGTTGTGAACTGTGATACGCAAGAGGAAATTGACTATTACTGGAATGCTTTCACAGCTGAAGGCGAGGAAAGCAGGTGTGGCTGGCTTAAAGATAAATTTGGTGTTTCCTGGCAGATTGTGCCAACTGATATGGCTGAATTAATGAGTGACCCTTCAAGAGCAAAAAGAGTTACGGAGGCGTTTATGCAAATGAATAAGCTGGACATTGAAAAGTTAAGGCAGGCGTAG
- a CDS encoding GNAT family N-acetyltransferase, which yields MIIREAKIYDIRQIQFVRNAVKENMLSDPELVTDDDCKVFLTERGKGWVCEIDHQIVGFSIVDLKDNNIWALFILPAFEKQAIGRQLHEVMLDWYFAQTKDKVWLGTAPGTRAEKFYRKAGWSEIGIHGKGEIKFEMTYDDWMKNKSNRVKEQEIGSV from the coding sequence ATGATCATCAGGGAAGCGAAAATCTACGACATCAGGCAGATTCAATTTGTCCGAAATGCTGTAAAAGAAAATATGCTTTCTGATCCGGAACTCGTGACGGATGACGACTGCAAAGTTTTTTTGACAGAAAGAGGGAAAGGTTGGGTTTGTGAAATTGATCATCAAATTGTGGGGTTTTCAATCGTAGATTTAAAGGACAACAATATCTGGGCACTCTTTATATTACCGGCATTTGAAAAACAGGCTATAGGCAGACAACTTCATGAGGTAATGCTTGACTGGTATTTTGCACAGACAAAAGATAAGGTGTGGCTCGGTACTGCACCAGGAACAAGAGCGGAAAAATTTTATAGAAAAGCAGGTTGGTCAGAAATTGGTATACATGGAAAAGGAGAAATTAAATTTGAAATGACTTACGACGATTGGATGAAAAACAAAAGTAACAGAGTGAAGGAGCAGGAAATAGGAAGTGTATAG
- a CDS encoding DUF1801 domain-containing protein: protein MKKENKLTDHEQVTELIQKLDPSLSDLAETVRQIILNTHNEIGEQIKWNSPAFYYTGEMKPFDPREYKRDIAVMNLRKNKLLLVFPSGAIINDLTGIFEGDYTDGRRLVNFSDLKDVKAKEKALRRVLKEWIKLVDR from the coding sequence ATGAAGAAGGAAAATAAATTAACCGATCATGAACAAGTGACGGAATTAATCCAAAAGCTTGATCCGTCATTGTCGGATTTGGCAGAAACCGTCAGGCAAATTATTTTAAATACTCACAACGAAATCGGGGAGCAGATAAAATGGAATTCGCCGGCTTTTTATTATACGGGTGAAATGAAACCTTTCGACCCCAGGGAATATAAACGCGATATTGCAGTAATGAATCTTCGTAAAAACAAACTCTTGCTTGTATTTCCAAGTGGTGCAATCATAAATGACCTAACAGGAATATTTGAAGGCGATTACACAGATGGGCGACGACTGGTAAACTTTTCTGATTTGAAAGATGTAAAAGCAAAAGAAAAGGCATTAAGAAGAGTGCTTAAGGAATGGATTAAATTAGTGGACAGGTGA
- a CDS encoding YdeI/OmpD-associated family protein produces the protein MKRQKLKARIEIIGINPHVLLPDKVLKDLFKQAGIDKGPIRIKGTLNDKPYQQTLVKFRGAWRLYINMKMLKNSPKRIGEIIELTVAFDPEARVVQPHPKFIKALTQNKKAKAIFDGLRPSLQHEIVRYISHLRSEESIDRNVSKAIEFLLGRCRFVGRDRP, from the coding sequence TTGAAAAGACAAAAGCTAAAAGCCAGAATAGAAATTATAGGTATTAATCCACATGTGCTTTTGCCTGACAAAGTTTTGAAAGATCTTTTTAAACAAGCAGGTATAGACAAGGGACCCATACGAATTAAAGGGACACTCAACGACAAACCTTATCAGCAAACGCTGGTAAAATTCAGAGGTGCGTGGCGATTATATATTAATATGAAAATGCTAAAAAATTCGCCTAAACGTATCGGTGAAATCATAGAGCTGACTGTAGCTTTTGACCCTGAGGCAAGAGTTGTTCAGCCGCATCCCAAATTTATTAAAGCATTAACACAAAACAAGAAAGCCAAAGCCATCTTTGATGGCTTAAGGCCCTCTTTACAGCATGAAATTGTACGCTATATTTCACATTTAAGATCTGAAGAAAGCATCGATAGAAATGTTAGTAAAGCAATAGAATTTTTATTGGGGAGATGCAGATTTGTCGGGAGAGATAGACCATAA
- a CDS encoding DUF1311 domain-containing protein: MQNPIDIRLKECLEVDSNYTTYGMMHCEALARDEWDVEMNKYYHLLIDTLNADEKEKFKVAQRQWLKYRDKEFEFSATMHYNMQGTMWRVVAAARSCEIVKARALELKDYFETLTFHGQEN, translated from the coding sequence GTGCAAAACCCGATTGACATCCGGTTGAAGGAGTGTTTGGAAGTTGATTCCAACTATACTACTTATGGAATGATGCATTGCGAGGCATTGGCTCGTGATGAATGGGATGTGGAGATGAATAAGTATTATCACCTCCTCATCGATACACTAAATGCTGATGAGAAAGAAAAGTTCAAGGTCGCGCAAAGGCAATGGTTGAAATACCGCGACAAGGAGTTTGAATTCTCTGCAACCATGCATTACAACATGCAGGGAACGATGTGGAGAGTGGTGGCAGCAGCAAGGTCATGTGAAATAGTGAAGGCAAGAGCGCTTGAATTGAAAGATTATTTTGAAACGCTAACATTTCACGGGCAGGAAAATTAA
- a CDS encoding extradiol dioxygenase, with product MINGAHFIIYSKKPDADRDFFRDVMKLTNVDVGDGWLIFGLPPSELAVHPAAKNGLQELYLMCDDIEVFVAGMKQQNITCSKIQNQGWGLITQLTLPGGGKIAVYQPRHARPPSMKVKKTTNAKEKTSGKTNKK from the coding sequence ATGATCAACGGTGCACATTTTATTATCTACAGCAAGAAGCCGGATGCGGATCGTGATTTTTTTCGCGATGTAATGAAATTAACGAATGTAGATGTGGGCGACGGCTGGCTGATCTTTGGTTTGCCACCGTCAGAATTGGCAGTTCATCCCGCAGCAAAGAATGGACTGCAGGAATTGTACTTGATGTGCGATGACATTGAAGTATTTGTAGCAGGCATGAAGCAACAAAATATTACCTGCAGTAAAATACAAAACCAGGGTTGGGGACTCATAACGCAATTGACTTTGCCTGGTGGTGGAAAAATCGCTGTGTATCAACCACGTCATGCAAGACCTCCATCTATGAAGGTTAAAAAGACAACTAACGCCAAGGAAAAAACTTCAGGCAAAACAAACAAGAAGTGA
- a CDS encoding DUF1211 domain-containing protein: MNDQTNDAQSNLKETSRLEAFSDGVFAIAITLLILELIQTMYPHSEGGLPGLLLNHWQSFLAFAMGFLTILICWINHHLVFEYIKKTDSKLMWVNGFVLLVVTFTPFPTAVLAEYFESESNTALAFFGFNYFMMSVAAYGICAYPFNKHLIEEGSREVFNGFRLMYAYSIIYTLLTFFVCFFSVAAAIFFYCILFVVFAFPKEFSKKLMVRKNRK, encoded by the coding sequence ATGAATGATCAAACGAATGATGCTCAAAGCAACTTAAAAGAGACTTCCCGCTTAGAAGCATTCAGTGATGGTGTTTTTGCTATTGCTATTACATTGCTGATCCTGGAACTTATCCAAACGATGTATCCGCACAGTGAAGGCGGATTACCAGGGCTCTTGCTCAATCATTGGCAGTCTTTCCTGGCTTTTGCCATGGGATTTTTAACAATCCTGATCTGTTGGATCAACCATCACCTCGTATTTGAGTACATAAAAAAGACGGACAGTAAACTCATGTGGGTAAACGGATTTGTATTACTTGTCGTAACGTTTACTCCTTTCCCTACAGCAGTTCTCGCTGAGTATTTTGAAAGTGAATCAAATACAGCGCTGGCTTTCTTTGGCTTCAATTATTTTATGATGTCGGTGGCGGCATATGGTATCTGTGCTTATCCATTCAATAAACATCTTATTGAAGAAGGCAGTAGAGAAGTGTTCAATGGCTTTAGATTGATGTACGCTTATAGCATCATTTATACGCTCCTGACCTTTTTTGTTTGCTTTTTTTCTGTGGCTGCCGCCATATTTTTCTATTGCATTTTGTTTGTTGTATTTGCATTTCCAAAAGAATTTTCTAAAAAATTAATGGTAAGAAAGAACCGGAAGTAA